The following proteins come from a genomic window of Solwaraspora sp. WMMA2065:
- a CDS encoding AAA family ATPase: protein MVDQDGAAADDAAGSDGAAGSGDAGRAGDATTRARRGVRDWVRAAARRSGARLSDATPYGILAFLTASALAPIAAGIGSGGLLAAAVEQLGQIGGGYLSDVLVDTADRMRGRRATEAQWREALAEELLARLADEGEQSRAIRAELGELLRGIDAVEVALAAAAETDAQLRDDLAATFHALGHDVGALRWMLTDVHRVLGEVRRELAKRSHEQRVEMDRVRRQLLTVTQLSSRVQAPAEPQTDPDRPEPGSAATDDPVCPFPGLAAFEPEDAPWFHGRQEQTSQVLSRLAEQAVGGPPLIVTGVSGVGKSSVLRAGVLPAIAAGALGPADRWPWLLMTPGARPLDELVDRTLVAAGADAADLPASRVHAAPELFGALAARAAPADGRLVIVVDQFEELFTECADPAHRLAFVTALGAAAPAVVVIAVRADFYADCAELPPLAHALAAGHLVLGRMDADQLRRAVTEPASRAGLEIEPGLVELLLTDLNATAPAGYDPGALPLLGHALRATWQRRDGRRLTVAGYRATGGIRRAVAESAERIHLDLDPAGRAALRTAMLRLVTVTDTGAVARRRGASRLFDADLLARLVRARLVTVAADTVEISHEALLTNWPRLDSWLAEARDELIRRQRLTVAAEDWQTAGRDPDLLLRGTRLALVRDQVDRNDLSAPEVDFLAASVAAAEAAELARLRGIRRLRRLTVSLAAALLLAVAGGLVAVNRQVAAEDQRRQAISRQLAAESQIAAAADNDLLAVGRALDAWDQAPTVEAYGALLSAQASGTIGPLGTAPGGLSAAVSPDGTAVAVGHQDGLVRLWDVATLRQRDVELRHATDVGVVALAFSPDGRFLASGSFSRDGVRIWDVSTGQLRHTLPAVGALGWLPTGATVVAGRLGTDLSPELQVGGWSATTGDLQWSLPTGMLGYDLTVNADGTLLAVANPTDGDVQVWQLTDQTLIRSLPAAQQVAFGPDDALVTSGPDGALNSWSVSSGERTALPAGPFRAAVPLAVTPDGSLLTTGGWRTGRIDSWALTTGVVSSAHTGYVGRVVADVAVAADGRTVAVTGPDAPTVLFRRTGVLLRHPQSVQFVAVDPAADRVVTAAGDDVVRIWDLGTRAVRATVRASDTVTGVAVAGDGTFAVSTTGSGVLRYTVAGELVGHDTAAGRDGWTTRHPAYSPDGGLLAVAVLDPAGEDGGVLVWRLDRDAEPTFLPTGGAVSALGFSADGTTLLATANHGVVSGDETVVRTELRSWHTADLSGRDRAVIADLQLTDLAVRPDGHLVAVARSNGQVELRTVAGLDLVGTVDTPTTRLSAVAFSPDGERLVTTAVSDDLVRVWQVDSGELTAVLVGHVDNVNAIAFTRDGLLLSGSTDTSAQVWDLDPDRVAARLCAVATPASRAVGDEPPRRCR from the coding sequence ATGGTCGATCAGGACGGTGCCGCTGCGGACGATGCCGCCGGCTCCGATGGGGCCGCCGGCTCGGGCGATGCCGGACGGGCCGGCGACGCCACCACACGGGCCCGCCGCGGCGTACGTGACTGGGTCCGCGCCGCCGCACGGCGTTCCGGGGCACGACTGAGCGACGCCACCCCGTACGGCATCCTCGCCTTCCTCACCGCCTCGGCGCTGGCGCCGATCGCCGCCGGAATCGGCTCCGGCGGGCTGCTCGCCGCAGCTGTCGAACAACTCGGCCAGATCGGCGGTGGCTACCTGTCCGATGTGTTGGTCGACACCGCCGACCGGATGCGCGGCCGGCGGGCCACCGAGGCGCAGTGGCGCGAGGCGCTGGCCGAGGAACTGCTGGCCCGGCTCGCCGACGAAGGGGAACAGTCCCGGGCGATCCGCGCCGAACTCGGTGAGCTGCTGCGGGGCATCGACGCGGTCGAGGTGGCGCTGGCCGCCGCGGCCGAGACCGACGCGCAGCTGCGCGACGACCTCGCCGCCACCTTCCATGCCCTCGGCCACGACGTCGGCGCGCTGCGGTGGATGCTGACCGACGTCCACCGCGTGCTCGGCGAGGTCCGCCGCGAACTGGCGAAACGCAGCCATGAGCAGCGCGTCGAGATGGACCGGGTACGCCGGCAACTGCTCACCGTCACCCAGCTGAGCAGCCGGGTGCAGGCACCCGCCGAACCGCAGACCGACCCGGATCGGCCAGAGCCCGGCTCGGCCGCGACCGACGACCCGGTGTGCCCGTTTCCCGGCCTGGCCGCCTTCGAACCGGAGGACGCGCCCTGGTTCCACGGCCGGCAGGAGCAGACCTCGCAGGTGCTCAGCCGCCTCGCCGAGCAGGCGGTGGGCGGTCCACCGCTGATCGTCACCGGCGTGTCCGGGGTCGGCAAGTCGTCGGTACTGCGCGCCGGGGTGCTGCCAGCGATCGCCGCCGGTGCGCTCGGCCCGGCGGACCGGTGGCCGTGGCTGCTGATGACCCCAGGCGCCCGGCCGCTGGACGAGCTCGTCGACCGTACGCTCGTCGCCGCCGGAGCGGACGCCGCGGACCTGCCGGCGTCGCGCGTGCACGCGGCCCCGGAGCTGTTCGGTGCGCTCGCCGCCCGGGCCGCGCCCGCCGACGGTCGGCTGGTGATCGTGGTGGACCAGTTCGAGGAGCTGTTCACCGAGTGCGCCGACCCGGCCCACCGGCTGGCCTTCGTGACCGCGCTGGGCGCCGCCGCGCCGGCCGTCGTTGTGATCGCGGTCCGCGCCGACTTCTATGCCGACTGCGCCGAGCTGCCGCCGCTGGCGCATGCATTGGCCGCCGGGCATCTGGTCCTCGGTCGGATGGACGCCGATCAACTGCGTCGCGCGGTGACCGAGCCGGCGTCGCGGGCCGGCCTGGAGATCGAACCCGGGCTGGTCGAGCTGTTGCTCACCGACCTGAACGCGACGGCACCGGCCGGCTACGACCCAGGGGCGCTGCCGCTGCTCGGTCACGCCCTGCGGGCGACTTGGCAGCGGCGCGACGGGCGGCGGCTGACCGTGGCCGGCTACCGGGCCACCGGCGGGATCCGCCGCGCCGTCGCCGAGTCGGCCGAGCGGATCCACCTCGACCTGGATCCCGCCGGCCGCGCCGCGCTGCGGACCGCGATGCTGCGCCTGGTCACCGTCACCGACACCGGGGCGGTGGCCCGCCGTCGGGGCGCCAGCCGGCTGTTCGACGCCGACCTGCTGGCCCGGCTGGTACGGGCCAGGCTGGTCACCGTCGCCGCCGACACCGTCGAAATCAGCCACGAGGCGCTGCTGACCAACTGGCCGCGCCTGGACAGCTGGCTCGCCGAGGCCCGGGACGAACTGATCCGGCGGCAGCGGCTGACCGTCGCCGCCGAGGACTGGCAGACCGCCGGCCGCGACCCCGACCTGCTGTTGCGCGGCACCCGGCTGGCGCTGGTGCGTGACCAGGTCGACCGCAACGACTTGTCCGCGCCGGAGGTCGACTTCCTGGCCGCGAGCGTGGCCGCCGCCGAGGCCGCCGAACTGGCCCGGCTGCGCGGGATACGGCGGCTGCGCCGGCTGACCGTGTCACTCGCGGCGGCGTTGCTGCTCGCCGTCGCCGGCGGGCTGGTCGCGGTGAACCGGCAGGTCGCAGCCGAGGACCAACGCCGGCAGGCGATCTCCCGACAACTGGCCGCCGAGTCGCAGATCGCCGCGGCCGCCGACAACGACTTGCTCGCCGTCGGCAGGGCGCTCGACGCCTGGGACCAGGCACCCACTGTCGAGGCGTACGGTGCGCTGCTGTCGGCGCAGGCATCGGGGACGATCGGGCCGCTGGGCACCGCGCCCGGCGGGCTGTCCGCCGCCGTCAGCCCGGACGGCACGGCGGTGGCGGTGGGACACCAGGACGGTCTGGTCCGGCTCTGGGACGTCGCCACCCTGCGCCAGCGCGACGTCGAGCTGCGGCACGCCACCGACGTCGGTGTGGTGGCACTGGCCTTCTCACCGGACGGCCGGTTCCTCGCCTCCGGCTCGTTCAGCCGGGACGGTGTCCGGATCTGGGACGTGTCGACCGGTCAGCTGCGGCACACCCTGCCGGCGGTCGGCGCGCTCGGCTGGCTGCCCACCGGCGCCACGGTCGTTGCCGGTCGACTCGGCACCGACCTGTCGCCCGAGTTGCAGGTCGGCGGCTGGTCGGCGACCACTGGCGACCTGCAGTGGTCGCTGCCGACCGGGATGCTCGGCTACGACCTGACCGTCAACGCCGACGGTACGCTGTTGGCCGTCGCCAACCCCACCGACGGTGACGTCCAGGTCTGGCAGTTGACCGACCAGACCCTGATCCGCAGCCTGCCCGCCGCCCAACAGGTGGCCTTCGGCCCGGACGACGCGCTGGTGACCAGCGGACCCGACGGGGCTTTGAACAGCTGGTCGGTGTCGTCCGGCGAGCGCACCGCCCTGCCGGCCGGGCCGTTTCGCGCTGCGGTGCCGCTCGCCGTCACCCCGGACGGTTCGCTGCTGACCACCGGCGGGTGGCGTACCGGTCGGATCGACAGCTGGGCGTTGACCACCGGGGTGGTCTCCTCGGCCCACACCGGCTACGTCGGCCGGGTCGTCGCCGACGTGGCGGTGGCCGCCGACGGCCGGACCGTGGCCGTCACCGGACCGGACGCCCCGACCGTGCTGTTCCGGCGCACCGGGGTGCTGCTGCGGCATCCGCAGTCGGTCCAGTTCGTCGCGGTCGACCCGGCGGCGGACCGGGTCGTCACCGCCGCTGGCGACGACGTGGTGCGGATCTGGGACCTGGGCACCCGCGCCGTGCGGGCCACCGTCCGCGCGTCGGACACCGTCACCGGGGTCGCGGTCGCCGGTGACGGCACGTTCGCGGTCAGCACCACCGGCAGCGGCGTACTGCGCTACACCGTCGCCGGTGAACTGGTCGGGCACGACACCGCCGCCGGGCGGGACGGCTGGACGACCAGACATCCGGCGTACTCGCCGGACGGAGGGCTGCTCGCCGTCGCCGTGCTCGACCCGGCCGGCGAGGACGGCGGGGTGCTGGTCTGGCGGCTCGACCGGGACGCCGAACCGACATTCCTACCGACCGGTGGCGCGGTGAGTGCACTGGGCTTCAGCGCCGACGGGACCACCCTGTTGGCGACCGCCAACCACGGTGTGGTGAGCGGCGACGAGACGGTGGTGCGGACCGAGCTGAGATCCTGGCACACCGCCGACCTGTCCGGCAGGGACCGGGCAGTAATCGCGGACCTTCAGCTGACCGACCTCGCGGTCCGTCCGGACGGACACCTGGTCGCGGTGGCCCGCAGCAATGGTCAGGTAGAGCTGCGCACCGTCGCCGGACTGGACCTGGTCGGCACAGTGGACACTCCGACCACCAGGCTGTCCGCGGTGGCCTTCAGCCCGGACGGCGAGCGGCTGGTCACCACCGCCGTCAGCGACGACCTGGTCCGGGTGTGGCAGGTCGACAGCGGGGAGCTGACAGCGGTGCTCGTCGGGCACGTCGACAACGTCAACGCGATCGCGTTCACCCGCGACGGCCTGCTGCTCAGCGGCTCGACCGACACCTCGGCCCAGGTGTGGGACCTCGACCCGGACCGGGTCGCGGCCCGGCTCTGCGCCGTGGCGACGCCAGCGTCCCGTGCGGTCGGCGACGAGCCGCCGCGTCGGTGTCGATGA
- the bioB gene encoding biotin synthase BioB, whose product MSDILDLARAQVLERGVGLDEAGVLAVLRLPDEQVPAALQLAHEVRMRWCGPEVEVEGIVSLKTGGCPEDCHFCSQSGLFASPVRAVWLDIPSLVEAAKQTAATGATEFCIVAAVRGPDARLMRQMRDGVAAIRAEVDIQVAASLGMLTQEQVDDLVDMGVHRYNHNLETCRSYFPNVVTTHSFEERWETLRMVRDSGMEVCCGGILGLGETIEQRAEFAAQLAALDPHEVPLNFLNPRPGTPLGDRPVVEARDALRAIAGFRLAMPRTILRYAGGREITLGDLGTRDGLLGGINAVIVGNYLTTLGRPATEDLALLDDLKMPVKALSATI is encoded by the coding sequence ATGTCCGACATCCTCGATCTAGCCCGCGCCCAAGTCCTGGAGCGTGGCGTCGGCCTGGACGAGGCCGGGGTCCTCGCCGTGCTACGGCTGCCCGACGAGCAGGTTCCGGCTGCGCTGCAACTCGCCCACGAGGTGCGGATGCGCTGGTGCGGGCCGGAGGTCGAGGTGGAGGGCATCGTCTCGCTCAAGACCGGCGGCTGTCCGGAGGACTGCCACTTCTGCTCCCAGTCCGGCCTGTTCGCTTCACCGGTACGGGCGGTGTGGCTGGACATCCCGTCACTGGTCGAGGCGGCGAAGCAGACGGCGGCGACCGGGGCCACCGAGTTCTGCATCGTGGCGGCGGTGCGGGGGCCGGACGCCCGGCTGATGCGCCAGATGCGCGACGGCGTCGCCGCGATCAGGGCCGAGGTGGACATCCAGGTCGCTGCATCACTCGGGATGCTCACACAGGAGCAGGTCGACGATCTGGTCGACATGGGGGTGCACCGGTACAACCACAACCTGGAGACCTGCCGCTCCTACTTCCCGAACGTGGTGACGACGCACAGTTTCGAGGAGCGGTGGGAGACGCTGCGGATGGTGCGCGACTCCGGCATGGAGGTGTGCTGTGGCGGCATCCTCGGGCTGGGCGAGACGATCGAGCAGCGGGCCGAGTTCGCCGCGCAACTGGCCGCGTTGGACCCGCACGAGGTGCCGCTGAACTTCCTCAACCCGCGGCCCGGCACGCCGCTGGGTGACCGTCCGGTGGTCGAGGCCCGGGACGCGTTGCGCGCCATCGCCGGCTTCCGACTGGCGATGCCACGAACCATCCTGCGGTACGCCGGCGGCCGGGAGATCACTCTCGGTGACCTGGGCACCCGGGACGGGCTACTCGGCGGCATCAACGCGGTGATTGTCGGCAACTATCTGACCACTCTGGGGCGCCCGGCGACGGAGGACCTGGCACTGTTGGACGACCTGAAGATGCCGGTCAAGGCGCTGTCGGCGACGATCTGA
- a CDS encoding 8-amino-7-oxononanoate synthase: protein MADWLDGLRRRAELRAKAGLTRELRPRTADDPLTDLAGNDYLGLAAHAEVVAAAADALQRYGLGATGSRLVRGSTDAHAALETDLADWLGTDRALVFSSGYLANLGAVRALVRPRTLLVCDAHNHASLIDGGRLAGAQTEVVAHADPAAVDAVLTAHAGRPAVVVTESVFSVDGDLAPLAAMHAVVRRHGALLLVDDAHALGVIGPAGAGGGAAAGLAGQPDVVVTATLSKALGGAGGVLAGPQPLIRHVIDTGRTFIFDTALAPAVAAGAHAALTLARDGARLRAELTARVAAAVDRFAGAGLDVGGPPAGGVVSIGAPGPETALAWARDCRDRGVAVGCFRPPSTPDQRARLRITVNAGIPRADFDRALDVIVECAP from the coding sequence GTGGCGGACTGGTTGGACGGCCTACGGCGGCGGGCCGAGCTGCGGGCCAAAGCCGGGCTGACCCGCGAGCTGCGCCCCCGTACCGCCGACGACCCGCTGACCGACCTGGCCGGCAACGACTACCTCGGGCTGGCCGCCCACGCCGAGGTGGTCGCGGCGGCGGCGGACGCCCTGCAGCGGTACGGCCTCGGCGCCACCGGCTCACGGCTGGTCCGTGGCTCCACCGACGCGCACGCCGCCCTGGAGACCGACCTGGCCGACTGGCTCGGCACCGACCGGGCGCTGGTCTTCTCCTCCGGCTACCTGGCCAACCTCGGCGCGGTCCGGGCACTGGTCCGGCCCCGTACCCTGCTGGTCTGCGACGCGCACAACCACGCCTCGCTGATCGACGGCGGCCGGCTCGCCGGCGCGCAGACCGAGGTCGTCGCGCACGCCGACCCGGCCGCGGTGGACGCGGTGCTGACCGCCCACGCCGGGCGGCCGGCGGTGGTCGTCACCGAGTCGGTCTTCTCCGTCGACGGCGACCTGGCGCCGCTGGCCGCGATGCACGCGGTCGTCCGCCGGCACGGTGCGCTGCTGCTGGTCGACGACGCGCACGCGCTCGGTGTCATCGGGCCGGCCGGTGCCGGCGGCGGCGCCGCCGCCGGGCTCGCCGGCCAACCCGACGTGGTGGTCACCGCCACCCTGTCCAAGGCGCTCGGCGGGGCCGGGGGAGTGCTGGCCGGGCCGCAGCCGCTGATCCGGCACGTGATCGACACCGGGCGTACCTTCATCTTCGACACCGCGCTCGCCCCGGCGGTCGCCGCCGGGGCGCACGCCGCACTGACGCTGGCCCGCGACGGGGCGCGGCTACGGGCCGAGCTGACCGCCCGGGTCGCCGCCGCCGTGGACCGGTTCGCCGGTGCCGGTCTCGACGTCGGCGGGCCACCGGCCGGCGGGGTGGTGTCGATCGGCGCGCCCGGGCCGGAGACCGCGCTCGCCTGGGCCCGGGACTGCCGCGACCGGGGGGTCGCGGTCGGCTGCTTCCGGCCACCGTCCACCCCCGACCAGCGGGCCCGGCTGCGGATCACCGTCAACGCCGGGATCCCCCGGGCCGACTTCGACCGGGCGCTCGACGTGATCGTGGAGTGCGCGCCGTGA
- the bioD gene encoding dethiobiotin synthase: protein MRAVTGWRGAVVVTGTDTGVGKTVVTAAIAAAAQAAGLRVAMVKPGQTGTATGEPSDADVVTRLADPATVRTIASYPEPLAPLAAARVAAAEPLELYAAVDAVREEADKHDLVLVEGAGGLLVPMGLRPSGEPWTIADLAVSLGAPAVVVSRAGLGTLNHTALTLEALDRRAVPAGVVLGAWPAEPELVHWANLSELVPTMVGAVPDGAGTLEPGVFRRSAPGWLTPALYGVLDDWRAWADETS from the coding sequence GTGCGCGCCGTGACCGGCTGGCGCGGCGCGGTGGTCGTCACCGGCACCGACACCGGTGTCGGCAAGACCGTGGTGACCGCGGCGATCGCCGCCGCCGCCCAGGCTGCCGGCCTGCGGGTGGCGATGGTCAAACCAGGTCAGACCGGCACGGCGACCGGCGAGCCGTCGGACGCCGACGTGGTGACCCGGCTGGCCGACCCGGCCACCGTACGCACCATCGCCAGCTATCCCGAACCGCTGGCCCCGCTGGCCGCCGCCCGGGTCGCCGCGGCCGAGCCGCTGGAGCTGTACGCGGCCGTCGACGCGGTACGCGAGGAGGCCGACAAGCACGACCTGGTGCTCGTCGAAGGGGCCGGCGGGCTGCTGGTGCCGATGGGGCTGCGCCCCTCCGGCGAGCCGTGGACCATCGCCGACCTGGCGGTGTCGCTGGGCGCGCCGGCGGTGGTGGTGTCCCGGGCCGGGCTCGGCACCCTCAACCACACCGCGTTGACCTTGGAGGCGCTGGACCGCCGGGCGGTCCCCGCCGGCGTGGTGCTGGGCGCCTGGCCGGCCGAGCCCGAACTGGTGCACTGGGCGAACCTGAGCGAACTGGTGCCGACCATGGTCGGCGCGGTGCCCGACGGCGCCGGCACCCTCGAACCGGGGGTGTTCCGCCGATCCGCGCCCGGCTGGCTGACCCCGGCGCTGTACGGCGTACTGGACGACTGGCGGGCGTGGGCCGACGAGACCAGCTGA
- a CDS encoding cytochrome P450: MLFRNWERVDDRWPPVVRVADHTGAPHLLVTRHALVRQVLADPVTFRPDNALDAVTPVPVAALRVLASYGFRLPPTLANNGTASHPAIRAVVAEALHPTRVAAQRDWLAGLVRERVAGLAATLARGGRVDLYAGLAADLPLLVLSRLVQLPPAATDTVKRFARAALELFWAPVDADRQHELAHTVGRFHTVLRDFAATGGGLAKSLRDAGQSADSVVGALFFLLVAGQETTSQFLTLLLHRLTGEPAVLAGLADGSVDVDDVVEEGLRLVPPIVTWRRRAALDTTVADEPVPAGSSIVLWLAAAGRDPAVVARTDRFVPGQPGSRRHLAFGAGAHRCVGAQLARMETAVVVGQAVPLLTGAEVVRAPWSPDNLSFRMPDALVIRRPPPDTAPAG, translated from the coding sequence GTGCTGTTCCGCAACTGGGAGAGGGTCGACGACCGGTGGCCGCCGGTGGTCCGGGTCGCCGACCACACCGGTGCCCCGCATCTGTTGGTGACCCGGCACGCCCTGGTCCGTCAGGTGCTCGCCGATCCGGTGACCTTCCGGCCGGACAACGCCCTGGACGCGGTCACGCCGGTGCCGGTCGCCGCGTTGCGGGTGCTGGCCTCGTACGGGTTCCGGCTGCCGCCGACGCTGGCGAACAACGGCACCGCGAGTCACCCGGCGATCCGGGCGGTGGTCGCCGAGGCGCTGCACCCGACCCGGGTCGCCGCCCAGCGGGACTGGCTGGCCGGGCTGGTCCGCGAGCGGGTGGCCGGGCTGGCGGCGACGCTGGCCCGGGGCGGCCGGGTCGACCTGTACGCCGGGCTGGCCGCCGACCTGCCGCTGCTGGTGCTGTCCCGGCTGGTGCAGTTGCCCCCGGCCGCGACCGACACGGTGAAGCGGTTCGCCCGCGCCGCGCTGGAGCTGTTCTGGGCTCCGGTGGACGCCGACCGGCAGCACGAGCTGGCCCACACGGTGGGCCGGTTCCACACCGTGCTGCGCGACTTCGCGGCGACCGGCGGCGGGCTGGCGAAGTCGCTGCGCGACGCCGGGCAGTCCGCCGACTCGGTGGTCGGGGCGCTGTTCTTCCTGCTGGTCGCCGGACAGGAGACCACTTCGCAGTTCCTGACGCTGCTGTTGCACCGGCTGACCGGTGAGCCGGCGGTGCTCGCCGGGCTCGCCGACGGCTCGGTCGACGTCGACGACGTGGTCGAGGAGGGGCTGCGCCTGGTGCCGCCGATCGTCACCTGGCGGCGGCGGGCGGCGCTCGACACGACGGTGGCGGACGAGCCGGTGCCCGCCGGGTCGAGCATCGTGCTCTGGCTGGCCGCGGCCGGCCGGGATCCGGCCGTGGTGGCGCGGACCGACCGGTTCGTCCCCGGTCAGCCGGGTTCCCGCCGGCATCTGGCCTTCGGTGCCGGGGCGCACCGCTGTGTGGGGGCGCAGCTGGCCAGGATGGAGACGGCGGTGGTGGTCGGCCAGGCGGTGCCGCTGCTCACCGGTGCCGAGGTGGTCCGGGCGCCGTGGTCACCGGACAACCTGTCGTTTCGGATGCCGGACGCGCTGGTGATCCGGCGGCCGCCGCCGGACACCGCCCCGGCCGGCTGA
- a CDS encoding 50S ribosomal protein L11 methyltransferase — protein MSTFVRAHARLAPVAHVPELRLYQAAEPIGLWELTEGEFRSEQPPPFWAFPWAGGQALARFLLDHPQTVAGLRVLDLACGSGLVAIAAARAAAATVRAVDVDPVAGAAAGLNAAANRVRLDVTVADLLDGDHGDAQVVLAGDVFYSEAMAARMLRFLLGAAADGARVLVGDPDRAYLPRERFTELADYQVPVPPALESVRVRRTRVWQLRPPVRRPARALA, from the coding sequence CTGTCGACCTTCGTCCGCGCCCATGCCCGGCTCGCCCCGGTGGCCCACGTGCCGGAGCTGCGGCTCTACCAGGCGGCCGAGCCGATCGGCCTGTGGGAGCTGACCGAGGGTGAGTTCCGCAGCGAACAACCGCCGCCGTTCTGGGCGTTCCCCTGGGCCGGCGGTCAGGCGTTGGCCCGGTTCCTGCTGGACCACCCGCAGACCGTCGCCGGCCTGCGGGTGCTGGATCTGGCCTGCGGCTCCGGGTTGGTCGCGATCGCGGCGGCCAGGGCAGCGGCTGCGACGGTACGCGCGGTCGACGTGGATCCGGTGGCCGGCGCCGCCGCCGGGCTCAACGCCGCCGCGAACCGGGTACGGCTGGACGTCACCGTCGCCGACCTGCTCGACGGCGACCACGGCGACGCGCAGGTGGTGCTGGCCGGTGACGTGTTCTACAGCGAGGCGATGGCCGCGCGGATGCTGCGCTTCCTGCTGGGCGCCGCCGCCGACGGGGCCCGGGTGCTGGTCGGTGACCCGGACCGGGCGTACCTGCCCCGGGAGCGGTTCACCGAGCTGGCCGACTACCAGGTGCCGGTGCCGCCGGCGTTGGAGAGCGTGCGGGTCCGGCGTACCCGGGTCTGGCAGCTGCGCCCGCCCGTGCGCCGGCCGGCGCGGGCGCTAGCGTGA
- a CDS encoding PmoA family protein — MSDTVVLEVAGRPVADYVVRPEVDPRYSPRPYLHPVRTLAGVPVTDTLPEDHRWHLGVSVTMQDVSGTNLWGGRTYVRDAGYTWLDDHGRIVHDSWLDRAPDRFSQRLRWCDPAGATLLTEERTVTAATVDGHGSAWRFGIGYTLTAPTDRDIALGSPATNGRPGGAGYGGFFWRLAPGVPHAFTAAAEGEQTVNGSTEPWVALTGRSAGGDPYTLVFTGLGDGDHWFVRTGGYPGVCVALAFAQPLTVPAGGRIGRRHEVLVVDGELGRQQVVELLG; from the coding sequence ATGAGCGACACCGTGGTGCTGGAGGTGGCCGGACGTCCGGTCGCCGACTACGTCGTACGGCCCGAGGTCGATCCCCGCTACTCGCCACGTCCATACCTGCACCCGGTGCGGACCCTCGCCGGGGTGCCGGTCACCGACACCCTGCCCGAGGACCACCGCTGGCACCTGGGCGTCTCAGTGACCATGCAGGACGTCTCCGGGACCAACCTGTGGGGCGGCCGGACCTACGTCCGCGACGCCGGCTACACCTGGTTGGACGACCACGGACGGATCGTGCACGACAGCTGGCTCGACCGCGCACCGGACCGGTTCAGCCAGCGGCTGCGCTGGTGCGACCCGGCCGGCGCGACGCTGCTGACCGAGGAGCGGACGGTGACCGCCGCGACGGTCGACGGACACGGCTCGGCCTGGCGGTTCGGCATCGGTTACACGCTGACCGCGCCGACGGACCGGGACATCGCCCTGGGCAGCCCGGCGACCAACGGCCGACCCGGCGGGGCCGGCTACGGCGGCTTCTTCTGGCGGCTGGCCCCCGGCGTACCGCACGCGTTCACCGCTGCTGCCGAGGGTGAGCAGACGGTCAACGGCAGCACCGAACCGTGGGTGGCGTTGACCGGCCGGAGCGCCGGCGGCGATCCGTACACGTTGGTCTTCACCGGCCTCGGCGACGGTGACCACTGGTTCGTCCGGACAGGCGGCTACCCCGGCGTGTGTGTGGCGCTGGCGTTCGCCCAGCCACTGACCGTGCCGGCCGGCGGACGGATCGGCCGCCGGCACGAGGTGCTGGTCGTCGACGGCGAACTCGGCCGCCAGCAGGTCGTCGAGTTGCTGGGGTAG
- a CDS encoding TetR/AcrR family transcriptional regulator yields MTRRSAEVRLDSLLRTACEVIVERGLANTRTADVAEAAGVSQALVFYHFSTKDRLLAEAFAYAAEQDLARLDTVVRSTAEPLEKLKKIIRLYAPTGKSKAWTLWIDGWSESLRTPALNRVCRNLDLRWKEALIKVIATGCADGTFQCPDPKGAAWRINALIDGLAVQAAMHDRVVSRRQLTEWIRLAVAREIGRKPEELA; encoded by the coding sequence GTGACAAGACGTTCGGCCGAAGTACGCCTTGACTCGCTGCTGCGTACCGCCTGTGAGGTGATCGTGGAGCGCGGCCTGGCCAACACCCGCACCGCGGACGTGGCGGAAGCCGCCGGGGTGAGTCAGGCGCTGGTCTTCTACCACTTCTCCACCAAGGACCGGCTGCTCGCCGAGGCGTTCGCGTACGCCGCCGAGCAGGACCTGGCCCGGCTCGACACGGTCGTCCGGTCGACCGCCGAGCCGCTGGAGAAACTGAAGAAGATCATTCGGCTGTACGCCCCGACCGGCAAGTCCAAGGCGTGGACGCTGTGGATCGACGGTTGGTCGGAGTCGCTGCGTACCCCCGCTTTGAACCGGGTGTGCCGCAACCTCGACCTGCGCTGGAAGGAGGCACTGATCAAGGTGATCGCCACCGGGTGCGCCGACGGCACCTTCCAGTGCCCGGACCCGAAGGGAGCAGCCTGGCGGATCAACGCACTGATCGACGGGCTGGCGGTGCAGGCCGCGATGCACGACCGGGTGGTCTCCCGCCGACAGCTCACCGAGTGGATCCGGCTGGCCGTCGCGCGGGAGATCGGTCGCAAGCCGGAAGAGCTCGCCTGA